In Erigeron canadensis isolate Cc75 chromosome 6, C_canadensis_v1, whole genome shotgun sequence, the following are encoded in one genomic region:
- the LOC122603091 gene encoding probable vacuolar amino acid transporter YPQ3: protein MKFLLRNIDNKNNNNNILSSYCVNENKPCIGWWVDKYFKDCLCNVTDQISFGLGIISLVCWGVAEIPQIVTNFRTKSSHGVSLVFLLTWIAGDIFNLVGCLLEPSTLPTQYYTALLYTTSTVILVLQSLYYDHIYACLKTRKTNSSAGPEVEEAKKPLRPTIASSGSRAIRASPSNRGDYYFTSARSLAGSSTPPNRSYLWTTRSGPALALAAHDDDSSEDESTVEIPKNASQPRPIPRSVGYGTFLATSLNLPAHTKGLVQVYAYRILLQENGESHTVYGQCLGWIMAAIYMGGRIPQIVLNIKRGSVEGLNPLMFVFALVANATYVGSILVRSTEWVKIKANMPWLLDAAVCVALDAFIIMQYVYYKYFLKRVPNTDD, encoded by the exons ATGAAGTTTTTGTTGCGGAatattgataataaaaataataataataatatattatcatCGTATTGTGTTAATGAGAACAAACCATGTATTGGGTGGTGGGTTGACAAATACTTTAAAGATTGTCTTTGCAATGTCACTGACCAAATTTCATTTGGGTTGGGAATTATAAGTCTTGTTTGTTGGGGCGTTGCAGAAATCCCTCAAATCGTAACGAATTTTCGTACTAAATCCAGCCATGGGGTGTCTCTTGTCTTCCTCTTAACATGGATTGCTGG GGATATCTTTAATCTTGTGGGCTGTCTTCTTGAACCATCAACC TTACCTACACAATACTACACTGCCCTG CTTTACACGACAAGCACAGTCATCTTGGTGTTGCAAAGCCTGTACTATGATCACATCTATGCCTGCTTAAAAACCCGCAAAACCAATTCTAGTGCAGGTCCAGAG GTGGAAGAAGCCAAGAAACCTCTTAGACCAACAATTGCGAGTTCAGGAAGTCGTGCCATCAGAGCATCCCCATCTAACCGCGGGGACTACTATTTCAC ATCAGCAAGATCTTTGGCTGGAAGTTCAACACCGCCTAATAGAAGTTACTTATGGACTACAAGAAGTGGCCCTGCCTTGGCTCTGGCTGCCCATGATGACGATTCTTCAGAAGATGAGTCAACTGTTGAGATACCAAAGAATGCTTCGCAGCCTAGGCCAATACCACGCTCT GTTGGTTATGGAACATTTTTGGCTACTTCACTCAATTTGCCTGCACATACCAAGGGTTTGGTGCAAGTGTATGCTTACAGAATTTTACTGCAA GAGAATGGTGAAAGTCATACCGTTTATGGACAGTGTTTAGGCTGGATAATGGCTGCTATATACATGGGTGGCCGTATTCCTCAAATTGTCTTGAAT ATCAAAAGAGGAAGTGTTGAG GGTTTGAATCCTCTCATGTTTGTGTTCGCTCTGGTGGCCAATGCAACTTATGTTGGAAG CATTCTTGTAAGAAGTACAGAATGGGTAAAAATCAAAGCAAACATGCCTTGGCTGCTGGATGCTGCAGTCTGTGTGGCACTTGATGCTTTT ATCATAATGCAGTACGTATACTACAAATATTTCCTGAAGCG
- the LOC122603092 gene encoding protein YeeZ has protein sequence MEVCPLPAVRFPASSLRYRPSSFRATKLQLCYASSSSTKEIPPFGHEERNINEKQMMFIMGLGFVGEFVAKNLINQGWDVSGTCTSVAKMDRLKKLGLNLHLFDANHPKLEVLDIMNEHTHLLVSIPPCKDIGDPMLQHAELLRRKLGNERLQWLCYLSTTGVYGDCGGAWVDENYQPNPPSELAKLRLAAEEGWLTLGRELGLAAHVFRLGGIYGPGRSAIDTIIKRGPLSDAQSVRSFKKYTSRVHVADICNALNASIQNPFPGRIYNIVDDDPAPRTEVFSYAHKLYSEKWPSQIKNVVSPAPVTNKSSTKVGRLKGDKRVVNERMKKELGVRLIHPSYRSGLQSICDQMHDFPTLSPGE, from the exons ATGGAAGTGTGTCCACTACCGGCGGTGCGATTTCCGGCCAGTTCACTCCGGTACCGGCCAAGTTCCTTCCGAGCCACAAAGTTACAACTTTGTTATGCATCATCTTCATCTACAAAAGAAATTCCTCCTTTTGGCCATGAAGAAAGAAACATTAATGAGAAACAAATGATGTTTATAATGGGCCTGGGTTTTGTTGGTGAATTTGTTgctaaaaatctcattaatcAAGGATG GGATGTATCTGGAACATGTACAAGTGTTGCCAAGATGGATAGATTAAAGAAATTGGGATTAAATCTTCATCTTTTCGATGCTAATCATCCCAA gCTTGAAGTTTTAGATATCATGAATGAACATACGCACCTCCTTGTTTCCATCCCTCCTTGTAAGGATATTGGCGATCCG ATGCTTCAACATGCTGAACTTTTAAGAAGGAAGCTAGGCAATGAAAGACTTCAATGGCTATGTTATCTTTCAACAACAG GTGTTTATGGTGATTGTGGTGGTGCATGGGTAGATGAAAA TTATCAACCAAACCCTCCAAGTGAGTTAGCTAAACTGAGGTTGGCTGCTGAAGAAGGATGGTTAACTTTAGGACGTGAACTTGGGCTAGCAGCACATGTATTTCGGCTTGGAGGTATCTACGGTCCTGGCAGAAG TGCTATTGATACCATTATTAAACGGGGGCCTTTATCTGATGCTCAGAGTGTTAGATCATTCAAGAAATACACATCGCGTGTTCATGTTGCTGATATCTGCAATGCTTTAAATGCAAGCATTCAGAATCCATTTCCTGG GAGAATTTACAACATTGTGGATGACGACCCTGCCCCACGAACTGAAGTGTTTTCGTATGCTCATAAACTTTATAGTGAGAAGTGGCCATCTCAGATCAAGAATGTGGTGTCCCCAGCTCCAGTTACAAACAAATCATCTACTAAAGTGGGAAGATTAAAGGGAGATAAACGTGTGGTGAATGAGCGCATGAAGAAAGAACTTGGAGTGAGGTTGATCCATCCCAGTTATAGGTCTGGATTGCAGAGCATTTGTGACCAGATGCATGATTTTCCCACTTTAAGTCCAGGTGAATAG
- the LOC122605175 gene encoding rRNA-processing protein UTP23 homolog, producing MRLKKQRRHRRSVRFYTTCYGFRPPFKVLCDGTFIHHLLINQITPADTAISNILAAPVKLFTTRCVREELKRLGKDFSNTFNVARDLETARCDHEKIKSGAACLRDVIGEKNSEHFFVATQDADLRKQFQELPAVPVLFALRNALFLESPSKSQHEFAKASEEERLHMNDLEIKLLDNKRKRRSENEESGDSDEAGEGLPNKIIEDLKRNAANRKMDVKDKVQFKRKRAKGPNPLSCKKKKIEKPKPVAKKDGDESGETVRSRSKKRKRSRKQKLPVSATE from the exons ATGAGATTGAAAAAGCAAAGGCGTCATCGAAGAAGCGTTAGATTTTACACAACATGTTACGGTTTTAGACCCCCTTTTAAGGTCTTATGTGACGGCACTTTTATTCACCATCTTCTTATTAATCAAATTACACCCGCCGATACCGCCATTTCCAACATCCTAGCTGCCCCCGTTAAGCTCTTCACCACCAG ATGCGTTCGTGAGGAGCTTAAGAGGCTTGGTAAAGACTTCTCTAATACTTTTAATGTCGCCCGTGATCTTGAAACTGCAAG gtgTGATCATGAGAAAATTAAGAGTGGTGCGGCTTGTTTAAGAGATGTTATCGGGGAGAAAAATTCAGAGCATTTCTTTGTTGCTACCCAAGATGCTGACTTACGCAAGCAGTTTCAGGAG TTACCTGCTGTGCCTGTACTATTTGCGTTGCGAAATGCTTTGTTCCTTGAGTCGCCGTCCAAGTCTCAGCATGAGTTTGCCAAAGCCTCTGAAGAAGAACGGTTGCACATGAATGACTTGGAGATCAAATTGCTTGATAATAAGAGAAAAAGAAGGTCAGAAAACGAGGAGTCAGGGGATTCCGATGAAGCGGGTGAAGGCTTGCCTAATAAAATTATTGAAGATTTGAAGAGGAATGCTGCTAATAGGAAAATGGATGTGAAGGATAAAGTACAATTCAAGAGAAAACGAGCTAAG GGTCCAAATCCGCTCTCttgtaagaaaaagaaaatagagaaACCAAAACCGGTTGCCAAAAAG gATGGTGATGAGAGTGGTGAAACAGTAAGGAGTAGGAGCAAGAAACGGAAGAGGTCTCGTAAGCAAAAACTTCCAGTTAGTGCAACTGAGTAA
- the LOC122605360 gene encoding transmembrane ascorbate ferrireductase 2 has product MAVPVVKFPLFICIRVLGLLVATLVLIWNIHYRGGLSLFSDDKNLIFNVHPVLMVIGLVLLNGEAMLAYKTVSGTKSYKKLVHLSLQFLAFCFGIIGLWAAWKFHNDKGIDNFYSLHSWLGLACLFLFTIQWGAGFATFWYPGGSRNSRASLMPWHVFFGVYIYALAVAACATGILEKATFLQTNNIISRYSAEAMLVNILGVSIVFLGGFVILGIISPPNGKGDVIRGSVE; this is encoded by the exons ATGGCAGTCCCAGTGGTGAAATTCCCATTATTCATATGCATAAGGGTTTTAGGTTTATTAGTAGCCACTTTGGTTCTCATTTGGAATATTCATTACAGAGGTGGCTTATCTCTTTTTTCAGATGATAAAAATCTCATCTTTAAT GTTCATCCTGTTCTGATGGTAATTGGCCTTGTTCTGTTGAATGGAGAAG CCATGCTGGCATACAAGACGGTCTCGGGaacaaaaagttacaaaaaactaGTCCATCTTTCCCTTCAGTTCCTTGCATTTTGCTTTGGAATAATTGGTTTATGGGCTGCTTGGAAATTCCACAATGACAAAGGCATCGACAACTTTTACAGCCTGCACTCATGGTTGGGCTTGGCTTGCTTATTTTTATTCACCATTCAg TGGGGAGCTGGGTTCGCAACATTCTGGTATCCAGGTGGTTCAAGAAACAGCAGGGCTTCACTGATGCCATGGCATGTCTTTTTTGGAGTCTACATTTATGCACTTGCAGTTGCTGCTTGTGCCACTGGCATTTTAGAAAAAGCTACCTTTCTTCAAACCAACAATATAATTTCACGCTATTCTGCCGAAGCAATGCTAGTGAATATTTTGGGTGTCTCGATAGTTTTTTTGGGCGGTTTTGTAATTCTTGGCATCATATCACCGCCAAATGGCAAAGGTGACGTTATCAGAGGATCGGTAGAGTAA